In the Uranotaenia lowii strain MFRU-FL chromosome 1, ASM2978415v1, whole genome shotgun sequence genome, TCTTTCAGATTATAAAGGCACTCAAAACACTCGCCAATAGCTCATCAACTTTCCTCGAAATCTTTACGCACAGCTTATAAATATACGTCTGCACTGAACGGAGTGTCAACCCGAacttatttcagattcagaattcagattcagaattcagattcagaattcagattcagaattcagattcagaattcagattcagaattcagattcagaattcagattcagaattcagattcagaattcagattcagaattcagattcagaattcagattcagaattcagattcagaattcagatacagaattcagatttagaattcagattcagaattcagatacagaattcagatttagaattcagactcaatacagttttcttgaaaatccattatcatcaatattctatagctggcaaaatcgttgatttttcaacaaaaaaaaaatcggttatgGGTCGTCAGGGAAGTCAAagctcataccagaattttaaatttctaataagTGAAGAACTGAATAAAAATTGCTGAAATGTTTCGAAGAATTTTTCCAATAAGCTTAAAGTGTTACCTAGCTATGAATCTtgcaaacctaacctcaaagaaataatttttgcttaactaaccgattatacttgaagttcaaactcatgatggttttgctttgtttttatcAGATTATCTCAGCAGACATTCCAGTAAAAACGATTTAAAGTGGCACAAAAACAATCAAGTTCTGTTAAATTCGAAACAGCTGAATCCACTAATATGTCCGCAGTTTCTTTCAACAGAGAGGAGTTGGGCCAGAAAGTAGCTGAAATTTAATAAGGAGGATGGAGcaatacagatttgacgaagtggtataattgaaaaaaaaaaaaactgatcagtaagagcacctgtatccttggtgaggctgggtcattcggccgaaagtcatgaggccgaaagccattcggtcgaaggtcattcagccgatggactttaggccgaatgggttatctgGCCGAACAGGCCACAAGGCCaaatgggttattcggccgacagttatccagccgaatgctgttaggccgaatggtcactaggccgaaaaGTTATAAGGCCGAATTGTTATTAGGTCGAATGTTCACTAGgccaaatggtcgtaaggccgaatggtcacttgGCCAAATGgttgtaaggccgaatggtcattaggccgattGGTCGTAAGGGCAattggatgctaggccgaatggtcgttgggGTGAATGGTCGTCATGAATAGTTGCTAGGCCaataagaaatcttttacacttgtctgcatgctaggccgaatggtcgttaggccgaatggctgttaggccgaatggatgataggccgaatgttcataaGGCTGAATGGTCACAAGGCCGAATGACTGGACAATAGGCCGTGGTTGCAAAGCCGAATGTTCGAATCCGGTCTGCATGCATttggcctgatgaccattcggcctgatgactattcggcTAAACGATCATTCAGCCTAActaccattcggcctagtgtaTATTAggcctaacgaccttctagcatttattcggccttacgaccattcggcctatcgttcattctgccttacgaccattcggccaaacgatctttcggcctagcatccattcggccttacgaacattcggccttacgaccttttgACATtacgatcattcggcctaacgtccattcgaccaaatgaccattcagcctaatgaccattcggcctaatgacaattcggcctaatgaccattcggccaaatgaccattcagcccaatgaccattcggccttatgacaattcagcctaatgaccattcggccaaatgaccattcggcctagtgaccattcggccaaatgaccattcggcctagtgaccattcggccaaatgaccattcggcctagtgaccattcggccaaatgaccattcgccctagtgaccattcggccaaacgaccattcggcctagtgaccattcggccaaataaccttcggcctaatgttccattcggccaaatagccttcggcctaatgtcccattcggcctattgtcctattcggccgaacatccgtctGCCTTTTAATCCATTTGGCCTAGCGACCTTtggcctaacatctttcggcctatcggccttcggccgaatgtccggccccCATCCGTGGTCTATTATTGGGTTCAATTTAACCAGAATTTATCCAGAGAAACTGCATCAaaatggatccaaatctcatcagtttggCTCTAACAAACGTTATTCTGATTTAATATTTATGACTTTCCCTTTTTCCTTTATCAATTCCCTGCAACCCCTGAAACCCTTGATTttcgtttgaagaaaaaaggaaaCCGACTAAGTAACCTTGCTTAGAACTTTTCCCCAGTTGTGTGCATCTGTCATTACTGCGTTATCACGTGCTCGTTTCCTTCCTTTTCCCCGGTTCAGGTAAGATTTGAATCCGCTTGGATGCACCTTGCACATTTTCCAATCCAGTTTGTGGGTGTTCGGTTAAGTGAGTAAGCTTCTTACCTTCAAGTTTTTATTCCTTCCCAGAACCGGGGACCAACAAATTCCGGGCTCCGGATAGTGGTAATGAATATTCATTAGCTGGTCCAACGCTTTTCCTTTGGGTGGCCATTCAAAAAGCACACTTTTGTGAGGCAAAAGCGTGGCCTACTTTGGTAACCGTTTGCGTGACCCCGAACCCGGACTCGAAATAATGTTCAACCGCATCCAGAAACTTCTGCTGCTCGGAGAGTACCGAAAAACCTTGACCGCATCCGAATGTGGGGGTGGAAGGAAAGCCGGTGGGTTCTGCTGGGAGGCAGGAAATTCCATTGGAAGCGATGGTGTCAGCGATAGCCCGGCAGGTGACACAATTCTGATCGAAAGTCCATTTGCCCAGGTGGATTTGTGTGGCCGAGGCATTCGAGCTGTGGAACTGGGACTGAGCCACGATTCGTTGCTGGTGGCTTACGACAACTTTCTGGTCAATCCGGTGCAACCGGACGGATCTGTCACTTCGAGCGATCCGGAAATGGATTCCTTGGAGATGCTTTGCGTGCTTCCACTTCGCTTTGTCAAGCTCAAAGTGGTCCGTCATGGGGCAGACCGGACATTGCTCAGGGTGACCCTCGTTACCAATCGACGTTTGTACTTTGAATTCGGGGGTGGACGACATCGCCCATTGCTGGTCAACGTTTGGCGTGACCGAATCCAGGAACTGAAATTGGAAAGAAAATACACAAATTGCGGCTCTAGCCGTAAGAGTGATTCGCCACTATCGGAAAAGCTCCAGCTCCAAGCCAAACTCCCGCAGCACCTACGCCGATTTCTAAATAGCAGCGCCTCCAGTCGGGTATCAACGGATACCGATTCCTCCATTCAGGAATGGGAACGGCGCCATCAGGTGCGGGAAAAAAAGCGACTGGTGGCTCAACTGGCAGCATTGCTGTCACATCCGCCAAGCCATCAAGGTAGTGGTTCAAGCTCCAGTGATTCGATAAATCTTTCACTGTCAAACAGTTCGTCCCGCAGCCGCCGAAAATCTCGCCGAAAAGAAAGGCGACTCGATTCGCGGGAACCATAAATTGTAGATTCCCAAAGGGGGCGACACAATAAAAGCAAAAGAGATGTTGAGGTAAGCACTTTTATTTCGTCCCACTTTTGACACATGGTAGCTTCCgggtttgttttttcttctcctAGTTTGGATGTCTTCATTGGGTTTTAATCCCATAAAATTATGCTCATCCAAAACATTTTCTTCTAATTTCTAAATatatatgaaatctgaatctgaaatctgaatctgaaatctgaatctgaaatctgaatctgaaatctgaatctgaaatctgaatctgaactctgaatctgaaatctgaatctgaaatctgaatctgaaatctgaatctgaaatctgaatctgaaatctgaatctgaaatctgaatctgaaatctgaatctgaaatctgaatctgaaatctgaaatctgaatctgaaatctgaatctgaaatctgaatctgaaatctgaatctgaaatctgaatctgaaatctgaatctgaaatctgaatctgaaatctgaatctgaaatctgaatctgaaatctgaatctgaatctgaaatctgaatctgaaatctgaatctgaaatctgaatctgaaatctgaatctgaaatctgaatctgaaatctgaaatctgaaatctgaatctgaaatctgaatctgaaatctgaatctgaaatctgaatctgaaatctgaatctgaaatctgaatctgaaatctgaatctgaaatctgaatctgaaatctgaatctgaaatctgaatctgaaatctgaatctgaaatctgaatctgaaatctgaatctgaaatctgaatctgaaatctgaatctgaaatccgaatctgaaatctgaatctgaaatctgaatctgaaatctgaatctgaaatctgaatctgaaatctgaatctgaaatctgaatctgaaatctgtatctgaaatctgaatctgaaatctgaatctgaaatctgaatctgaaatctgaatctgaaatctgaatctgaaatctgaatctgaaatctgaatctgaaatctgaatctgaaatctgaatctgaaatctgaatctgaaatctgaatctgaaatctgaatctgaaatctgaatctgaaatctgaatctgaaatctgaatctgaaatctgaatctgaaatctgaatctgaaatctgaatctgaaatctgaatctgaaatctgaatctgaaatctgaatctgaaatctgaatctgaaatctgaatctgaaatctgaatctgaaatctgaatctgaaatctgaatctgaaatctgaatctgaaatctgaatctgaaatctgaatctgaaatctgaatctgaaatctgaatctgaaatctgaatctgaaatctgaatctgaaatctgaatctgaaatctgaatctgaaatctgaatctgaaatctgaatctgaaatctgaatctgaaatctgaatctgaaatctgaatctgaaatctgaatctgaaatctgaatctgaaatctgaatctgaaatctgaatctgaaatctgaatctgaaatctgaatctgaaatctgaatctgaaatctgaatctgaaatctgaatctgaaatctgaatctgaaatctgaatctgaaatctgaatctgaaatctgaatctgaaatcggaaatctgaatctgaaatctgaatctgaaatctgaatctgaaatctgaatctgaaatcttaaaaagacatacaccgtcttagccgatttaggctttacagactgaataaatgacatggacaacttaagattaacatttaacacccagtaccgagatgggaatcgaacccatgtcatcagtggaccagcgattaccgtcttagcacgctaaccactcgaccaccgagacgtttttactaaatctgaatctgaaatctgaatctgaaatctgaatctgaaatctgaatctgaaatctgaatctgaaatctgaatctgaaatctgaatctgaaatctgaatctgaaatctgaatctgaaatctgaatctgaaatctgaatctgaaatctgaatctgaaatctgaatctgaaatctgaatctgaaatctgaatctgaaatctgaatctgaaatctgaatctgaaatctgaatcttaaatctgaatctgaaatctgaatcagaaatatgaatctgaaatctgaatctgaaatctgaatctgaaatctgaatctgaaatctgaatctgaaatctgaatctgaaatctgaatctgaaatctgaatctgaaatctgaatctgaaatctgaatctgaaatctgaatctgaaatctgaatctgaaatctgaatctgaaatctgaatctgaaatctgaatctgaaatctgaatctgaaatctgaatctgaaatctgaatctgaaatctgaatctgaaatctgaatctgaaatctgaatctgaaatctgaatctgaaatctgaatctgaaatctgaatctgaaatctgaatctgaaatctgaatctgaaatctgaatctgaaatctgaatctgaaatctgaatctgaaatctgaatctgaaatctgaatctgaaatctgaatctgaaatctgaatctgaaatctgaatctgaaatctgaatctgaaatctgaatctgaaatctgaatctgaaatctgaatctgaaatctgaatctgaaatctgaatctgaaatctgaatctgaaatctgaatctgatatctgaatctgaaatctgaatctgaaatctgaatctgaaatctgaatctgaaatctgaatctgaaatctgagtctgaaatctgaatctgaaatctgaatctgaaatctgaatctgaaatctgaatctgaaatctgaatctgaaatctgaatctgaaatctgaatctgaaatctgaatctgaaatctgaatctgaaatctgaatctgaaatctgaatctgaaatctgaatctgaaatctgaatctgaaatctgaatctgaaatctgaatctgaaatctgaatctgaaatctgaatctgaaatctgaatctgaaatctgaatctgaaatctgaatctgaaatctgaatctgaaatctgaatctgaaatctgaatctgaaatctgaatctgaaatctgaatctgaaatctgaatctgaaatctgaatctgaaatctgaatctgaaatctgaatctgaaatctgaatctgaaatctgaatctgaaatctgaatctgaaatctgaatctgaaatctgaatctgaaatctgaatctgaaatctgaatctgaaatctgaatctgaaatctgaatctgaaatctgaatctgaaatctgaatctgaaatctgaatctgaaatctgaatctgaaatctgaatctgaaatctgaatctgaaatctgaatctgaaatctgaatctgaaatctaaatctgaaatctgaatctgaaatttgaaatctgaaatctaaatttgaaagctgaacctgaaatctgaaattaaagttatcccgagcagacttttatggcaaaattatagcaaattttgctatcacgccctgagagccgaattagctctcattttgcttgacataaggtggtacacagcaaaaatgagagcaaagattttcatacttggttagcaaagtgatgccttattttgctaaaactgagagccgaactacacctcattttccgagagcttggagagcacaatgatgccaataTAAGGCATCACATAATTTTGCCTGAcatcaaaatttggcattattttgctttcaaaattttaacaaaactacAGCAAAATGAGGTATAATTTTGTTATCCCTgtttaaaaattgcattttatttttgctaTGTTCTACCTTAAGTCAACCGAAATGAGAACGAACTTGCTgatcaaggcgtgatagcaaaactcaatcttacaattttttttcgagtcacCAGAGTCGCCTTCAGTTATGCAACGTGTGAGCAATTTATAGCGTATATCGTCTTCTCAaatgcaacgaaaaaaaaacatcgcaaTGCATTATAAATATCGCTGCACTTatgttagcataaattgaggcTATTTACATTTCGTTGAAGCTAATGTCAAAACTTGCTCAGTTAATTTGAAGTTgaggaaattagaaaaaaaagttgtgttcgaGCTATCAGTTTTGCAATTGCGTTTCGTAAACGTTTTGAGCTTTCCTAAAACAGCATAGCCAAATGTCAAATATTCAACATCGCGATagaatttagtttcaaattatATTGTTTGCTTCATTtacgaataatttttcaaatttaagcgTATATTAAAGTATTCAGATgaaaagaaagttaaaaaattgtactGATCTACTAGTTTCAGTAAAAAAGAAATCAAGTGCTAAGCATACATTCTGGCGTTTAGGATCTAGGCAgttacgttatatttttaagcGATTTTTTCCGGGAAACCAtatttatgtcataaatatAACGAAACCGATGATTTATGCCCTTGTACCCTTTTGGTATAATTTATTCTGATTATCAATAAATaactatttaaataaaatccaattttgaaaaattcaggttTGTtacaaattccatttttttttaattcaaaaaatatatttatacttaattttgattaaacttAATGAATTCAAACTAAAATATTGTCATTTAAAATCGCTTAATTCATGTATAATAACGGAACCGAATGTTTTATCTAATGAACCATAAGATCACGACATTAAATTGCAAGATGGTCATAGTAATATGCATACATTGAGGCGTTAATTAAAATTGATaacaaatttatggaaaaagtaaattttgggaaaatcaCTCTCATTATTACATATTTAGatcttttatgtaatttttagtCCCATCTAATCACAAACATTGTCCTGCACTAAATTATcaacttttgtaaaaattggcaaaatcgtgtaaaaataaactaaaaagttcacaaaattaCATCTTACTTTGATGAGCGATAACTTTCATAAGGCTCAAAATAACGGCTTCAAATCCATTCAGTAAGAAATTGTTTCAAGCATACAATTCCATAATGTTTCTATTCAGATTGCTCGCTTTTAATGAATACGTGCTGGTTGTACCAGTGATTGCCAGTAAAGTAATCaactgaaaataaaagaggCACTTAAGTTCAGAATTATGCTACCGAGCAAACTATTATGACATAATTATAAaacaataattcaaaacaaGTGCATTCAACCCAGTTGATTCATCATTATTCATTAAAAGAAAAGCTTTGCATCTTTCCAAAGGGGCCAAACGTACACAGAAATTAGATTTCCGACGGACTCAAACTCAACTGCAGCAgtagaaaaatcgaaaattcgaCTAACCCGGATTGTTAATTTGCTAATTCTTAATGGattagttacaaaaaaaaatcttacttacgATTTTCCTTGGAGCTGTTTACGTTTGCAGCCTTTATAAGCACCCCTAGACAGGAAGCAGGAAGAGGAAGTCAGGCGGAATTGTAGAAACGACACGTCGTATGCCTTTTGAAGCGAGGCCAACATCTTTCCAGGGACAGTTTCGAAGCGTCTCTAATCCATCCTGAAACTGTTGATTGGATAGGGTTTATCATCTTAGAAGTGTGAACCTGTAAAATTAAGAAACATTATTATTAACTGTTAATTAACTTACCTCCTTAGATACATTAGCCCTAACTGCGTTCAATTCTTGCCGTTCCGACCAATTGGCATTAAACAGCACAACAGGATTGCATCTACCCAACCACTGGATTCGTCGAGAACGGTTAGCGAATCCGGACAATCGACAGATAAGaccttaaaagaaaaaattaaatcaaaacaaaactaacCTTACTACAAATAACTGGTTGGAACTTAGTTGGAACGATGTGGGAAGTTCACGGTCTTTTTAAAACAAGAACACCACAGCTCCTTCCTCGGCACACACTCGTTAACAGTTCAGCCCAAAATCAATTGGCCAGACGATTTCTAGGGAACCAGCAAAAGAAACCGATCCGCTTGATGAACTTTTTTGGGTTTGTTTTGGttatgtcgtttcgtttgacgTTTGAAAAACGTGGTTGCCAGTATGctagattttattttcttgtgtGTCGGAGTCCAGAGATGGACTCTACTGTACGAAGGCATATCGAATTCGTCGTAGAGACTAGAAGTCTAGCATAACAGTTCAGAAAGGCGACATtaccatatgaaaaaaaatcaataatataaTCATCATGAGTACCCGCGCTTGTACTTTGTTTTATAAATTCGATTTCCTATCTCAAACTGGGAGAAACTACATGTTGATATATTCTGATGGGAAGGAAATGTTGTCAATAAACTATTGTCGCGACAAGTTTGTGCCTTGCTTTTcctaatatttcaaaataaagctatgagttcaattttttaacgCTACGTTTTTTTCACGTTCTGCGAAACAGTGACAATTATGATTATTTCTGTAGTCTATGATTTTAACTTAAAGCACATACATATTCTCGATATCATTATAATGTCAATACCTACTTCATTTTAACTACATGTCGCTCAAG is a window encoding:
- the LOC129750616 gene encoding uncharacterized protein LOC129750616 yields the protein MFNRIQKLLLLGEYRKTLTASECGGGRKAGGFCWEAGNSIGSDGVSDSPAGDTILIESPFAQVDLCGRGIRAVELGLSHDSLLVAYDNFLVNPVQPDGSVTSSDPEMDSLEMLCVLPLRFVKLKVVRHGADRTLLRVTLVTNRRLYFEFGGGRHRPLLVNVWRDRIQELKLERKYTNCGSSRKSDSPLSEKLQLQAKLPQHLRRFLNSSASSRVSTDTDSSIQEWERRHQVREKKRLVAQLAALLSHPPSHQGSGSSSSDSINLSLSNSSSRSRRKSRRKERRLDSREP